A region of Maribacter algicola DNA encodes the following proteins:
- a CDS encoding ABC transporter permease, producing the protein MFNNYIKIAWRNIKANRLFSLINIIGLSIGLAIVILLFLFISHEQSFDTMFSKKDRIHRVLVETDGDFGYETWATAPPVVASSLQKEVTNVEKAARMLKHDFGGTASLRVNNQNFTEDRFYWVDKELLSIFDISILKGDKENALDRPNTVIISETTANMYFGNDDPVGQVLLVDDSLKLEVTGVYQDFPENSTLDADVMASSNGYWFYENRSWSNSSFETYCLLKNNVSFESTLIQMNHMLDANVSQEDQWYSLSLQPLSKVHLYSASFGNTYTSRVGDINEVRNLGYLAVLILLIACMNYMNLTTARSQKRSKEVGISKTLGATSQSLIGRFYMETGLITAISMVLGFFLAIMVLPAFNALTDQEINIDLLLTGEFLAVLLMIWAITTFLSGIYPALYLSRFLPKQILSPSLKQDKGNLVVRKGLVVLQFAASASLIVGVLIIYQQTQFIQNKNLGFAPENVMAISVRGLRGMENRSAMLQELKSLTDVTSVAMAQGYPSIDVSGRSLRKNESEEHGLNIQTNVTDSEIIDVLNLKLLAGQGLPAHKSEGDTLVEVVLNKKAVDYLGFTPDEAIGKEVYIGVPNIIVGVVDDFNYESLRQPIGAYAFHNNTSEGKSYMLVRFKTGNISNTLSGLKAAFNKVAPNLDFDYTFLDQNLEKFYAREKRAGQLSIVFCILAIFVAALGLFGLAAYTAEQRRKEIGIRKVLGASVATVAQMLSKDFAKLVFIALLFGFPLAYWLMETWLEGFAYRIHIQWWVFVVSAIIALGIALLTVSFQSIRAALINPVKSLRTE; encoded by the coding sequence CTGCACCTCCCGTTGTAGCAAGTAGTTTGCAAAAAGAAGTAACCAATGTGGAAAAAGCGGCCAGAATGCTGAAACATGATTTTGGTGGTACAGCATCACTTCGTGTTAACAACCAGAACTTTACGGAAGATCGGTTCTATTGGGTGGATAAGGAGTTGTTGTCCATATTTGATATTTCCATATTAAAAGGAGATAAGGAAAATGCCTTGGATCGGCCAAATACGGTAATTATTTCTGAAACGACCGCAAACATGTATTTTGGAAACGACGACCCTGTTGGCCAGGTACTACTCGTTGATGACAGCCTAAAGCTAGAGGTAACAGGAGTGTATCAGGATTTTCCTGAAAACAGCACCTTGGATGCCGATGTAATGGCCTCTAGTAACGGTTATTGGTTTTATGAGAATAGATCTTGGAGTAATTCCAGTTTTGAAACCTACTGTCTTTTAAAGAACAATGTTTCTTTTGAATCCACTTTAATTCAAATGAACCACATGTTGGACGCCAACGTATCACAAGAGGACCAATGGTATTCCCTTTCCTTGCAGCCCTTGAGCAAAGTACACTTGTATTCTGCTTCTTTTGGCAATACCTATACCTCCCGTGTTGGGGATATCAATGAAGTGAGAAATCTTGGTTATTTGGCTGTACTTATACTGCTGATTGCCTGCATGAACTATATGAACCTTACCACGGCACGATCTCAGAAACGATCAAAAGAGGTAGGCATTAGCAAAACCCTTGGGGCAACCTCTCAGTCTTTGATAGGTAGGTTCTATATGGAAACCGGATTAATTACGGCTATTTCAATGGTGTTGGGTTTCTTTTTGGCAATTATGGTGTTACCTGCCTTTAATGCTTTGACTGATCAGGAAATAAACATTGACCTTTTGCTTACTGGTGAATTTTTAGCAGTGCTGTTGATGATTTGGGCAATAACTACTTTTTTATCGGGAATATACCCAGCACTATATCTTTCCCGATTCTTGCCAAAACAAATCTTATCCCCTTCCTTGAAACAGGATAAAGGAAACTTGGTGGTAAGAAAAGGGTTGGTGGTGCTCCAGTTTGCCGCTTCAGCATCTTTGATTGTGGGCGTATTGATCATTTATCAACAAACTCAATTTATTCAAAACAAGAATTTAGGCTTTGCTCCGGAAAACGTAATGGCTATATCTGTAAGGGGGTTACGAGGAATGGAAAATCGAAGTGCTATGCTCCAAGAATTAAAAAGTTTGACTGATGTTACCTCGGTAGCCATGGCCCAAGGATATCCTAGTATTGATGTAAGTGGACGTTCCTTAAGGAAAAATGAATCGGAAGAACATGGATTGAATATCCAGACCAATGTGACGGATTCTGAAATAATCGATGTCTTAAATCTCAAACTTTTGGCAGGGCAAGGACTTCCAGCGCATAAAAGTGAAGGCGATACATTAGTAGAAGTTGTACTAAATAAAAAAGCGGTTGATTATTTAGGTTTTACCCCTGACGAAGCCATTGGTAAGGAGGTATATATTGGGGTGCCCAATATTATTGTAGGCGTAGTGGACGATTTTAACTATGAATCGTTGCGCCAACCTATTGGTGCCTATGCTTTTCATAACAACACTAGCGAAGGTAAATCCTACATGTTGGTACGGTTTAAAACGGGCAATATTTCAAATACCTTGTCGGGTTTAAAAGCGGCTTTCAACAAAGTAGCTCCCAATTTAGATTTCGACTATACATTTTTGGACCAGAATCTGGAAAAATTTTACGCCCGTGAGAAAAGGGCTGGGCAGCTAAGTATCGTATTCTGTATACTTGCCATTTTTGTCGCGGCCCTAGGCCTGTTCGGTTTGGCAGCCTATACTGCAGAACAGCGTAGAAAGGAAATTGGAATACGGAAGGTTTTAGGAGCTTCGGTTGCCACCGTAGCGCAAATGTTGTCCAAGGATTTTGCCAAATTGGTATTCATTGCATTATTGTTTGGTTTCCCCTTGGCCTATTGGCTTATGGAAACTTGGTTGGAAGGTTTTGCTTATCGCATACACATTCAATGGTGGGTTTTTGTTGTATCCGCAATTATCGCTTTGGGAATAGCCCTGTTGACGGTCAGTTTCCAATCTATCAGGGCTGCCCTTATAAACCCAGTAAAAAGCTTACGAACGGAATAA